One segment of Tetrapisispora phaffii CBS 4417 chromosome 1, complete genome DNA contains the following:
- the SLD5 gene encoding DNA replication protein SLD5 (similar to Saccharomyces cerevisiae SLD5 (YDR489W); ancestral locus Anc_3.94) → MNIDINDILAELDRDTTVVDELGISLSSDGGNTTKFNSSENYQEKDGMQRDVGNKEARALVNRQPQRQHFSATRDFEELMRVWRNERCAPELLPYPQLLIGRMMKRIQSQMETIENISMGFLEDTLNASTYSSNNGRPSAENEDDIYGNSNIDNNNNNNNKLPLLCMEAEIERVKFVIRSLLRCRLHKIDRFSLYLRQVMDASEVEYDILLSDDEKLYHERHFNITLKLFNNSILKNLPVELQTIDDTEGSVSMIDFPDWKKFVFVYVKEVDIDQLGLEGTSELGLTKNEFGKHCYTVTIDDLDEEVEMSLGGIYVMRYDSVRQLLVDSKVQLI, encoded by the coding sequence ATGAACATTGATATTAACGATATTTTAGCTGAACTTGATAGAGATACGACAGTAGTTGATGAGTTGGGTATCAGTTTGAGCAGTGATGGTGGAAATACGACTAAGTTCAACTCTTCAGAAAATTATCAGGAGAAGGATGGGATGCAGAGGGATGTTGGTAACAAAGAAGCACGAGCCCTTGTGAATAGACAGCCACAGCGCCAACATTTCTCTGCTACAAgagattttgaagaattgatGAGAGTATGGAGGAATGAAAGGTGTGCCCCAGAACTTCTGCCGTACCCGCAACTTCTTATTGGGAGAATGATGAAACGTATTCAAAGCCAGATGGAGACCATCGAAAATATCTCAATGGGGTTTCTAGAAGACACACTCAACGCTTCAACCTATAGTTCGAATAATGGAAGACCAAGTGcagaaaatgaagatgatattTATGGGAATAGTAACATTgataataacaacaataacaacaataaacTACCGTTATTGTGCATGGAAGCGGAGATAGAGAGAGTTAAGTTTGTTATAAGAAGCTTGCTGCGATGCAGATTACATAAAATCGATAGGTTTTCACTTTATCTAAGACAAGTAATGGATGCATCAGAAGTAGAgtatgatattttattatcgGATGACGAAAAGCTATATCACGAACGTCATTTTAACATTACATTGAAGTTATTCAACAAttcaatattgaaaaaccTTCCAGTTGAGTTGCAAACAATAGATGACACAGAAGGTAGTGTTTCGATGATAGACTTTCCTGACTGGAAGAAATTTGTCTTTGTATATGTGAAAGAAGTTGACATTGATCAACTTGGTTTGGAAGGCACTTCCGAGTTAGGTTTGACCAAAAACGAGTTTGGTAAACACTGCTACACCGTGACAATTGATGATCTAGATGAAGAAGTCGAGATGTCCCTAGGAGGTATATATGTCATGCGTTACGATTCAGTACGCCAATTACTAGTAGACAGTAAagttcaattgatttag